In one Sneathia sanguinegens genomic region, the following are encoded:
- a CDS encoding winged helix-turn-helix domain-containing protein, protein MKKSIEHLILDSLTIEKIIQECKNTNTLIEALKDLLNEDVQMLVIEKKDGEKKNNGVIKIHDLFIYPIARKILKKDKEIFLTPKEFDILLFLAKNRGEVFTKEQIYTAVWDEDYLMDDSNIMAFIRKIRKKIEDNPDNPEYILTIWGIGYKFNEK, encoded by the coding sequence ATGAAAAAAAGTATAGAACATTTAATATTAGATAGTCTAACTATAGAAAAAATAATTCAAGAATGTAAAAATACGAATACATTAATAGAAGCTTTAAAAGACTTATTAAATGAAGATGTACAAATGTTGGTTATTGAAAAAAAAGATGGTGAAAAAAAGAATAATGGTGTAATTAAAATACATGATTTATTCATTTATCCTATTGCAAGAAAAATATTAAAAAAAGATAAAGAAATATTTTTGACACCTAAGGAATTTGACATACTATTATTCCTAGCTAAAAATAGAGGAGAAGTTTTTACAAAAGAACAAATATATACAGCAGTTTGGGATGAAGATTATTTAATGGATGATAGTAATATAATGGCATTTATACGAAAAATAAGAAAGAAAATAGAAGATAATCCAGATAACCCTGAATATATTTTAACTATTTGGGGGATAGGCTACAAATTTAATGAAAAGTAA
- the mgtA gene encoding magnesium-translocating P-type ATPase has product MKKNVNKRLSSYIFRSFVTPFSTILFCLALLSSLTQKIFLFLVILLSGLIHFTQEIRAKIIVDKLLKLVNTKVKILKDDKIIEISSDQLKLGDKILLEAGERIPADVKLLKTSDFFVSQSVITGESGIVEKKATALAFFGTNVVGGKALGEVIALGKSTVYGNLAINNVVKKRRFDEGAKSISIVLVKFMAILLPIVFLILGITKGLWLKAFVFSLSVAIGLTPELLPMVISACLAKASSSLYKKKTIVKNINAMQALGSVDVLCVDKTGTLTKDEVILEYYLDVLGNESQKVLDFAYINSYYHTGAKNHLDRAILNYENEYFKNLVNEYNKIDEIPFNNEKKYASVQVNDLIILKGAYKEILKKCSYIEYRGKVIKIEDNKQESVKSIVDEMTEEGMKVLAICYKKTKKSYIDDNDDYILLGYISFFDAPKSSAISSISKLNNLNIDIRILTGDNKGTTLAVCKRIGIKCNKVLTGEQIDKLEGDDVYTTIEATNIFVELSPKHKAKIVEILQKNGHFVGFLGDGMNDLPAQLKANVSISVDNAVTALKDSADIVLLKKDLNILEDSIIEGRKAFVNMVKYIKITASSNFGNICAIVCASIFLPFYPITSVQILLVNTLYDILCLILPWDNVDKELIKRPLEWSGKTLERFMIYFGPLSLIFDIITFFFLYKILAPSVAGSDYKQIVSICQTGWFLETLWTQVLILHLLRTEKIPFIQSKPSKLAMFTTISGLILLSLLTISPLGNLIGFTTLPLIYYIFLAVIVLSYMILITIFKIFYVRKYKKLL; this is encoded by the coding sequence ATGAAAAAAAATGTAAATAAAAGGCTTTCATCATATATTTTCAGATCTTTTGTAACTCCATTTTCAACTATACTTTTTTGTTTGGCTCTACTTTCATCATTAACACAAAAAATTTTCTTATTCTTAGTAATATTATTAAGCGGGTTAATACATTTTACTCAAGAAATAAGGGCAAAAATAATAGTAGATAAATTATTAAAATTAGTTAATACAAAGGTTAAAATATTAAAAGATGATAAAATTATAGAAATAAGTTCAGACCAATTAAAATTGGGTGATAAAATCCTATTAGAAGCAGGAGAAAGAATACCTGCTGATGTAAAATTATTGAAGACATCAGACTTTTTTGTGTCTCAGTCCGTTATAACTGGTGAAAGTGGAATAGTAGAAAAAAAGGCTACGGCCTTGGCTTTTTTTGGGACTAATGTAGTTGGAGGTAAGGCACTAGGAGAGGTTATAGCCTTAGGAAAATCTACAGTATATGGTAATTTAGCTATTAATAATGTTGTGAAAAAAAGACGCTTCGATGAGGGTGCAAAATCAATTTCTATAGTATTAGTAAAATTTATGGCAATATTACTTCCCATTGTATTCCTTATTTTAGGTATAACTAAGGGACTTTGGCTAAAAGCATTTGTATTTTCTTTATCGGTAGCTATAGGACTAACACCAGAATTACTTCCTATGGTAATATCTGCATGTTTAGCGAAGGCAAGTAGTAGCTTGTATAAGAAAAAAACTATAGTTAAAAATATAAATGCAATGCAGGCTCTAGGGAGTGTAGATGTATTGTGTGTAGATAAAACTGGGACTTTAACAAAAGATGAAGTTATACTAGAGTATTACTTAGATGTTTTAGGTAATGAATCACAAAAAGTACTAGATTTTGCATATATAAATAGCTATTATCATACAGGTGCAAAAAATCATTTGGATAGGGCAATTTTAAATTATGAAAATGAATATTTTAAAAATTTAGTTAATGAGTATAATAAAATTGATGAAATACCCTTTAATAATGAAAAAAAATATGCTAGTGTTCAGGTAAATGATTTAATAATACTAAAGGGAGCATATAAGGAAATATTAAAAAAATGCTCATATATAGAATATAGAGGAAAAGTAATTAAAATTGAAGATAATAAGCAAGAAAGTGTAAAAAGTATAGTAGATGAAATGACTGAAGAAGGAATGAAAGTTCTAGCGATTTGCTATAAAAAAACTAAAAAATCATATATAGATGATAATGATGATTACATATTATTAGGATATATTTCTTTCTTTGATGCACCAAAGAGCAGTGCTATTAGCTCTATATCAAAATTAAATAATTTAAATATAGATATTAGAATATTAACTGGTGATAATAAGGGAACAACTTTAGCAGTCTGTAAAAGAATAGGTATAAAATGTAATAAGGTACTAACCGGCGAACAGATAGATAAGTTAGAGGGTGATGATGTATATACTACAATAGAAGCCACTAATATTTTTGTAGAATTAAGTCCTAAACATAAGGCAAAAATAGTAGAAATTTTACAAAAAAATGGACATTTTGTAGGATTTTTAGGAGATGGTATGAATGATTTACCAGCTCAATTGAAGGCAAATGTAAGTATATCTGTTGATAATGCAGTAACTGCTCTAAAAGATAGTGCTGATATTGTTTTATTAAAAAAAGATTTAAATATATTAGAAGATAGCATAATAGAAGGAAGAAAAGCCTTTGTAAATATGGTTAAATATATTAAGATAACAGCATCATCTAATTTTGGAAATATTTGTGCTATAGTTTGTGCTAGTATATTTTTACCATTTTATCCTATAACTTCTGTACAAATTCTTTTAGTTAATACATTATATGATATTTTATGTTTAATTTTACCTTGGGATAATGTAGATAAAGAACTAATAAAAAGACCACTAGAATGGTCAGGTAAAACTTTAGAAAGATTTATGATATATTTTGGGCCTTTAAGTTTGATATTTGATATAATAACTTTTTTCTTCTTATACAAAATATTAGCACCAAGTGTGGCAGGATCTGATTATAAACAAATTGTAAGTATTTGTCAAACAGGGTGGTTTTTAGAAACATTATGGACTCAAGTTTTAATACTTCATCTTTTAAGAACAGAAAAAATACCATTTATTCAAAGTAAGCCATCAAAATTAGCAATGTTTACAACTATAAGTGGGTTAATATTACTAAGTTTATTAACTATAAGTCCTTTAGGAAATCTAATAGGATTTACAACATTACCACTTATTTACTATATTTTCTTGGCAGTAATTGTTTTATCATATATGATTTTAATAACCATATTTAAAATCTTTTATGTAAGAAAATATAAGAAGCTATTATAG
- a CDS encoding dihydrofolate reductase, translating to MLKIIVAIGKNREIGKDNKLLWHLPEDLKHFKNLTKNSTVIMGYNTYLSIGRPLPNRKNIVLCDKVLNIDGVEVYNNLEKCLKENNDAYIIGGQSIYEQTLKYVTELHISYIDKEFKDADTFFPAFEKSFKLKYSEAKEGFEYRVYEKME from the coding sequence ATGCTTAAAATAATAGTGGCAATAGGTAAAAATAGAGAAATAGGAAAAGATAATAAACTACTATGGCATTTGCCGGAAGATTTAAAACATTTTAAAAATTTAACAAAAAATTCAACGGTTATTATGGGATATAATACCTATTTAAGTATAGGAAGACCTTTACCAAATAGAAAAAATATTGTACTTTGTGATAAGGTTTTAAATATTGATGGTGTAGAAGTATATAATAATTTAGAAAAATGCTTGAAGGAAAATAATGATGCATATATTATTGGAGGTCAAAGTATTTATGAACAAACTCTTAAATATGTAACTGAGTTACATATAAGTTATATTGATAAAGAATTTAAAGATGCAGATACTTTTTTTCCAGCTTTTGAAAAAAGTTTTAAATTAAAGTATAGTGAAGCTAAAGAAGGCTTTGAATATAGAGTATATGAAAAAATGGAGTAA
- a CDS encoding chromate transporter, protein MLIYLQLYFVFFEIGLFAFGGGYAALPLIQEFIVDKYAWINAKTMLDIVSISQMTPGPIAINSATFVGITIAKLPGAIIATLGVVTPQIIILTIFLKLIGTDNKYIKYMLNGISITIVALIAVTSIDLVKSVVMANVNYISIGVFTLGLILYYKGVDLIKLIIVSGIIGFLGVLIHA, encoded by the coding sequence ATGTTAATATATCTACAACTATATTTTGTTTTTTTTGAAATAGGCTTATTTGCTTTCGGAGGTGGTTATGCAGCTCTTCCATTAATACAAGAATTTATAGTAGATAAATATGCATGGATAAATGCAAAAACAATGCTAGATATAGTATCAATTTCACAAATGACACCAGGACCTATAGCTATTAATTCAGCAACCTTTGTAGGTATTACCATAGCAAAATTACCAGGAGCTATCATAGCAACTTTAGGTGTTGTAACACCACAAATAATAATATTAACTATATTTTTAAAATTGATAGGTACAGATAATAAATATATAAAATATATGCTAAATGGTATATCTATAACAATAGTTGCTTTGATTGCAGTAACAAGTATAGATCTTGTAAAATCAGTTGTTATGGCTAATGTGAATTATATTAGTATAGGAGTATTTACACTAGGGTTGATTTTGTATTATAAGGGTGTAGATTTAATAAAATTAATAATAGTTTCAGGAATTATAGGATTTTTAGGAGTGTTGATACATGCTTAA
- a CDS encoding chromate transporter produces MKKLTQVNKISLGKIFISLLKINTFTFGGGYTIVPIIKQEFVENLKVMSEEDMMSCVSLSASVPGALAISTSYLVGYKLRGILGGIIAVLASVLPCLVIISVISIAYHSFITNIYIKAILQAVGAMVSAILVITVIKMIKKIEYKFIPLLIIMFIASYFFKIKLAILLIISAVIGLIEGIRRC; encoded by the coding sequence TTGAAAAAATTAACACAGGTCAATAAGATTTCATTAGGGAAGATATTTATAAGCCTACTTAAGATAAATACCTTTACCTTTGGTGGAGGTTACACCATAGTTCCAATTATAAAACAAGAATTTGTAGAAAATTTAAAAGTAATGAGTGAAGAAGATATGATGAGTTGTGTATCTTTATCAGCTAGTGTTCCAGGAGCCTTAGCCATATCTACTTCATATTTAGTAGGATATAAATTAAGAGGCATATTAGGAGGTATTATAGCAGTATTAGCTTCTGTTTTACCTTGCCTTGTAATTATTTCTGTGATTTCTATAGCCTATCATAGCTTCATAACTAACATATATATTAAAGCTATACTTCAGGCAGTAGGTGCTATGGTTAGTGCTATACTTGTAATTACAGTAATAAAAATGATAAAAAAAATAGAATATAAATTTATACCACTTTTGATAATAATGTTTATAGCAAGCTATTTTTTTAAGATTAAATTAGCAATACTTCTGATAATATCAGCAGTAATTGGTTTAATAGAAGGGATTAGAAGATGTTAA
- the rmuC gene encoding DNA recombination protein RmuC, with translation MLIISLMLGIIIILLAYLIYLSRNKNLKYEITEKIVDKNNEMKEGLIKNLFDNKKEIMEELNIFKDNARETIDNNMDNLTKKLEEKLKDSNTIGLDIVKNMSNFKEAMHKNIDELISKNIEKMDINSKNIVTFKEEIKNEIYKNIDLLLKKVEDKLEQSNKLDKNTKDSINNFKEIVSLKLEESLKEGFKKSNETFASVLERLSKIDEAQKNIDKLSQNILDLQRVLTDKKLRGNFGEVQLSQILFNIFGEKGKLYDLQYEMKEKKIVDAIIFSKEPLGLLPIDSKFPLENFNRIQEGQDAKKDFIDDVKKHIKDISIKYVVTQGLKQAIMFIPSEAVYIYILSSCPEIINLSYDNKVWIAGPTTLMAIATTIQLSVIHIEKSENAENLYQDLKKLAPDFERYKKRWDELLKDFSKIEKDIKEISITSKKIGDKFEKINTGQ, from the coding sequence ATGTTAATAATTAGTCTTATGCTTGGAATAATAATTATTCTTTTAGCATATTTAATATATCTTAGTAGAAATAAAAACTTAAAATATGAAATAACTGAAAAAATAGTAGATAAAAATAATGAAATGAAGGAAGGTCTAATTAAAAATCTTTTTGATAATAAAAAAGAGATTATGGAAGAGCTTAATATATTCAAGGACAATGCGAGAGAAACTATAGATAATAATATGGATAATTTAACAAAAAAATTAGAAGAAAAATTAAAAGATTCAAATACTATAGGGCTTGATATAGTGAAGAATATGTCTAATTTTAAAGAAGCTATGCATAAAAATATTGATGAATTAATAAGTAAAAATATAGAAAAAATGGATATTAATTCAAAAAATATAGTAACTTTTAAGGAAGAAATAAAAAATGAAATTTATAAAAATATTGATTTGCTTCTAAAAAAAGTTGAAGATAAATTAGAACAAAGCAACAAATTAGATAAAAATACTAAGGATAGTATAAATAATTTTAAAGAAATAGTTAGTTTAAAATTAGAAGAAAGTTTGAAAGAAGGCTTTAAAAAATCAAATGAAACCTTTGCTTCAGTTTTGGAACGTTTATCTAAAATTGATGAAGCACAAAAAAATATAGATAAGTTATCACAAAATATACTAGACTTACAAAGAGTCTTAACAGATAAAAAATTAAGAGGTAATTTTGGAGAAGTACAGCTTTCACAAATTTTATTTAATATCTTTGGTGAAAAAGGAAAATTGTATGATTTGCAATATGAAATGAAAGAAAAAAAGATAGTAGATGCAATTATCTTTTCTAAAGAACCCTTAGGTTTACTACCTATAGATTCAAAATTTCCATTAGAAAATTTTAATCGTATACAAGAAGGTCAAGATGCAAAAAAAGATTTTATAGATGATGTGAAAAAACATATAAAAGATATATCTATAAAATATGTTGTTACTCAAGGTTTGAAACAAGCAATTATGTTTATACCTTCAGAGGCAGTATATATATACATTTTGTCAAGTTGTCCAGAAATAATAAATTTATCATATGATAATAAGGTATGGATAGCAGGACCAACAACACTTATGGCTATAGCAACAACTATACAATTGTCGGTGATACATATAGAAAAAAGTGAAAATGCAGAAAATTTATACCAAGATTTAAAAAAATTAGCACCAGATTTTGAAAGATATAAGAAGCGTTGGGATGAATTATTAAAAGATTTTTCAAAAATTGAAAAAGATATAAAGGAAATAAGTATAACAAGTAAAAAAATAGGAGATAAATTTGAAAAAATTAACACAGGTCAATAA
- a CDS encoding YihY/virulence factor BrkB family protein: MNKLKKILKSLARNFISTRIGDLATNLTYVSFLSIFPLMAIILGLSKGFGLDVILIGKIREYIPSSEVQLNYIFLVAQRLIKSLNSNILSVVGLVVIIWSVINLLMILEQSINMIWQVKTNRNLSRRIINYIAIIFVIPIFLLLIIGTNDKILELLSSISYVGRLTIVIMNILKILFMVLILTFIYYAVPNTYVSIKNAFISAAIVILTLLFINNFYSFIQKSISKYNAIYGSLAFVPLFLVWVRYLWIIILTGVQLTYILDSDSFSFENKINILSKKSLCIQVYALIVNRFFENKNPYSVKEISKKLDINMQLILQTLNCLESMGYLVKLEKRTIYYQVNINPENICIKDVLEKFEKKDSKTLTNIQLYHKYPIDTLIKDIWKEKDVNN, translated from the coding sequence ATGAATAAATTAAAAAAGATTTTAAAAAGTTTGGCTAGGAATTTTATAAGTACTAGAATAGGTGATTTAGCTACTAATCTGACCTATGTCTCTTTTTTATCAATTTTCCCCTTGATGGCTATTATATTAGGTTTATCAAAGGGTTTTGGTCTTGATGTAATATTAATAGGAAAAATTAGAGAATATATACCGAGTTCAGAAGTTCAATTGAATTATATTTTTCTAGTTGCTCAGAGGTTGATAAAATCTCTTAATTCTAATATTTTGTCTGTAGTTGGATTGGTTGTTATAATTTGGTCTGTTATAAATCTTCTTATGATACTAGAACAATCAATAAATATGATTTGGCAAGTAAAGACAAATAGAAATTTATCAAGAAGGATTATAAATTATATAGCAATAATTTTTGTTATTCCAATATTTCTATTACTAATCATAGGAACAAATGATAAAATATTAGAATTATTATCGTCTATTAGTTATGTTGGAAGATTAACTATAGTTATAATGAACATATTAAAAATTTTATTTATGGTTCTTATCCTTACCTTTATTTATTATGCAGTACCAAATACCTATGTTAGCATAAAAAATGCCTTTATTTCTGCAGCTATTGTGATACTTACTTTATTATTCATAAATAATTTCTATAGTTTTATACAAAAAAGTATATCAAAGTATAATGCAATATATGGAAGTTTAGCTTTTGTTCCCTTATTTCTAGTTTGGGTTAGATATTTGTGGATAATAATTTTAACAGGTGTACAGTTGACATATATTTTAGATAGTGATTCTTTCAGTTTTGAAAATAAGATAAATATATTAAGCAAAAAAAGTCTTTGTATCCAAGTATATGCTTTGATAGTTAATAGATTTTTTGAAAATAAGAATCCTTATTCTGTTAAAGAAATAAGTAAAAAGTTAGATATAAATATGCAATTAATTTTACAAACACTTAATTGCTTAGAAAGTATGGGCTATTTAGTAAAATTAGAAAAAAGAACAATATATTATCAGGTAAATATTAATCCTGAAAATATATGTATAAAAGATGTGTTAGAAAAATTTGAAAAAAAAGATTCTAAAACTCTTACAAATATCCAACTTTATCATAAATATCCAATTGATACCTTAATAAAAGATATATGGAAGGAGAAAGATGTTAATAATTAG
- the thiI gene encoding tRNA uracil 4-sulfurtransferase ThiI produces MNIDITKIDSLGLGYGELVLKGKNRGTFERNIKKRLKNKLATLNFKTELLNDMSKVFIKFEENHAEEVLKAIKNIFGINSIFLCKKVETDAEEIMKQVLIFANELYEKGARNFKIEVNRANKQFEINSLDFAKEVGAYVLINSKFTDVKMKEPDALIYIDIRKNTYIYTEKRKSYGGMPLASAGKGLSLISGGIDSPVASFLMEKRGLKLAYVTFHSFPFTSQKALDKIEELVKILTAYNGASALFKINILKMQEAIKKYTNVDYTTILTRRCMMKLAERLAKDEEYLALVTGESLGQVASQTVQGLTCTNSSVNLPVFRPLIGKDKIEIMDMAREIGTYEKSIEPYEDSCSMFAPKHPVTKPKLEDVIKEEEKIPNYSEIMEEIYNEKEMVIIKNE; encoded by the coding sequence ATGAACATAGATATTACGAAGATTGATAGCTTAGGTTTAGGCTATGGAGAATTGGTATTAAAAGGTAAAAATAGAGGAACATTTGAAAGAAATATAAAGAAAAGATTGAAAAATAAGCTAGCTACTTTAAATTTTAAAACAGAATTACTTAACGATATGTCAAAGGTTTTTATAAAATTTGAAGAAAATCATGCAGAAGAAGTATTAAAGGCTATAAAAAATATTTTTGGAATAAATAGTATATTTCTTTGTAAAAAAGTTGAAACAGATGCTGAAGAAATAATGAAGCAAGTTTTAATTTTTGCTAATGAACTTTATGAAAAAGGTGCAAGAAATTTCAAAATAGAGGTTAATAGGGCAAATAAGCAATTTGAAATTAATTCTTTAGACTTTGCAAAAGAAGTTGGAGCCTATGTTTTGATTAATTCAAAATTTACAGATGTCAAAATGAAGGAACCAGATGCACTTATTTATATAGATATTAGAAAAAATACATATATTTATACTGAAAAAAGAAAATCTTATGGAGGTATGCCACTAGCAAGTGCTGGAAAAGGCTTAAGTTTAATATCAGGAGGAATAGATAGTCCAGTTGCATCATTTTTAATGGAAAAAAGAGGACTTAAATTAGCCTATGTTACTTTTCATAGTTTTCCCTTTACTTCACAAAAAGCTTTAGATAAAATTGAAGAATTAGTTAAAATATTGACTGCATATAATGGAGCTAGTGCTCTTTTTAAAATTAATATATTGAAAATGCAAGAAGCAATAAAAAAATATACTAATGTTGATTATACGACTATACTAACAAGAAGATGTATGATGAAATTAGCTGAACGTCTAGCAAAAGATGAAGAATATTTAGCTCTTGTTACAGGAGAAAGTTTGGGTCAAGTCGCTTCACAAACAGTTCAAGGTTTAACTTGTACAAATAGTAGTGTAAATTTACCAGTATTTAGACCTCTAATAGGAAAAGATAAAATTGAAATTATGGATATGGCTAGGGAAATAGGTACCTATGAAAAATCAATAGAACCTTATGAAGATTCATGCAGTATGTTTGCACCAAAGCATCCAGTAACTAAGCCTAAATTAGAAGATGTAATAAAAGAAGAAGAAAAGATACCGAACTATTCTGAAATAATGGAAGAAATTTATAACGAAAAGGAAATGGTTATAATAAAAAATGAATAA
- a CDS encoding AmiS/UreI family transporter, translating into MFGLILIYVGLVLINNGLAGIIGFDKKATAVLNLICGCIIFFFNVVSAVLLITKGAESTSFFGPAIGFLFAITYFFLFANTIFSLELRPFGYFCLFVCINALIASYLDRANLYAFLIWIAWAFFWFLGFVECSLKKNLGKFSSYVALIEGILTGWLPGLLILLGLWQW; encoded by the coding sequence ATGTTTGGATTGATTTTAATTTATGTAGGATTAGTTTTAATCAATAATGGTTTGGCAGGAATAATAGGCTTTGATAAAAAAGCAACAGCTGTTTTGAATTTAATTTGTGGTTGTATAATATTTTTCTTTAATGTAGTATCTGCGGTATTATTAATCACAAAAGGAGCAGAAAGTACATCATTCTTTGGACCAGCAATAGGTTTTCTATTCGCAATAACATATTTCTTTTTATTTGCAAATACAATATTTTCATTGGAATTAAGACCTTTTGGATACTTTTGTTTATTTGTATGTATAAATGCTTTAATAGCTTCATATTTAGACAGAGCTAATTTATATGCATTTTTAATATGGATAGCATGGGCATTTTTCTGGTTCTTAGGCTTTGTAGAATGTAGTTTAAAAAAGAATTTAGGAAAATTTTCTTCATATGTAGCTTTAATTGAAGGAATATTAACAGGTTGGTTGCCAGGTTTATTAATTTTATTAGGTTTATGGCAATGGTAA
- a CDS encoding PTS transporter subunit EIIB: MNKCPMKKCGFSNILSVLLINTIVLMAIGYLIGTKIENTTYRVVVFIVVLVIYFILEYFFVNRLVSSSPEEEKENEEVMKNYAEVAKQVIEGLGGKENIVTIDNCITRLRMELQDSSKVNKIILKQAGAIDTIVVDKSSVQVIMGPEVQFIAEEMKKLKK, translated from the coding sequence ATGAATAAGTGTCCTATGAAAAAATGTGGATTTTCAAATATTTTAAGTGTATTATTAATTAATACTATAGTATTAATGGCAATAGGGTACCTTATAGGTACAAAAATAGAAAATACAACTTATAGAGTTGTAGTTTTCATAGTTGTATTAGTAATTTATTTCATTCTTGAGTATTTCTTTGTAAATAGATTAGTAAGTAGTTCACCAGAAGAAGAAAAAGAAAATGAAGAAGTAATGAAAAATTATGCAGAAGTAGCAAAACAAGTTATAGAAGGTTTAGGTGGAAAAGAAAATATAGTTACAATTGATAATTGTATAACTAGACTTAGAATGGAATTACAAGATTCATCAAAAGTAAATAAAATAATATTAAAACAAGCAGGAGCAATAGATACTATAGTAGTGGATAAAAGTTCTGTTCAAGTTATAATGGGACCTGAAGTTCAATTTATAGCAGAAGAAATGAAAAAATTAAAAAAATAA
- the dnaN gene encoding DNA polymerase III subunit beta — translation MFDIKVKTKDFLRAIRIVENAILDERIDNSRVGIYIETKEDKLEFRAMGYHLFIKCYCDAEIINEGKIVIKHRLVEEYLRKVIDEKVEIKEENNQIKIVTPDSISNYSLIEIDEIPELDVINGVEYIVDKKLLLENIEKTQFAATTDQEKAKINCLKFEVEDKTLKLVATDSYRLMYREIEIEENNTNENVSVSVPLKLTQALLKIFRESELNEVIFRSEGTKVLFKLDDIEVISKVVELQFPDYIAILDNVRVEKKIKVNKTDLYTALSKVLIFVRDKKERKDVAEFLFTENKLKISGYGEFGNGSSELNIIKDCPDIKIYLNVKFILEYLATVKNSEILEIDMSDEISAVLFKEDDNKNNNVYLTMPLKI, via the coding sequence ATGTTTGATATTAAAGTTAAAACAAAAGACTTTTTAAGAGCAATTAGAATAGTAGAAAATGCTATTTTAGATGAAAGAATAGATAACTCAAGGGTAGGTATTTATATAGAAACAAAGGAAGATAAACTTGAGTTCAGAGCTATGGGTTATCATTTATTTATAAAATGTTATTGTGATGCAGAAATAATAAATGAAGGTAAAATAGTAATAAAACATAGACTAGTTGAAGAATATCTTCGTAAAGTAATAGATGAAAAAGTCGAAATAAAAGAAGAAAATAATCAAATAAAAATTGTTACTCCAGATAGTATTTCAAATTATAGTTTAATTGAAATTGATGAGATACCTGAATTAGATGTAATAAATGGTGTTGAATATATTGTAGATAAGAAACTTTTATTAGAAAATATTGAAAAAACACAATTTGCAGCTACAACAGATCAAGAAAAAGCAAAAATCAATTGTTTGAAATTTGAAGTAGAAGATAAGACTTTAAAATTAGTTGCAACTGATTCGTATAGATTGATGTATAGGGAAATTGAAATTGAAGAAAATAATACAAATGAAAATGTAAGTGTTAGTGTACCTTTAAAATTAACACAAGCCTTACTTAAAATATTTAGAGAAAGTGAATTAAATGAAGTAATTTTTAGATCAGAAGGTACTAAGGTATTATTCAAATTAGATGATATAGAAGTTATTTCTAAGGTTGTAGAATTGCAATTTCCTGATTATATTGCTATACTAGATAATGTAAGGGTTGAAAAGAAAATAAAGGTTAATAAAACAGATTTATACACAGCCTTATCAAAAGTTTTAATTTTTGTAAGAGATAAGAAAGAAAGAAAAGATGTCGCAGAATTTCTATTTACTGAAAATAAGTTAAAAATATCTGGTTATGGAGAATTTGGAAATGGGAGCTCAGAATTAAATATAATTAAGGATTGCCCAGATATAAAAATATATTTAAATGTTAAATTTATACTTGAATATCTTGCTACTGTAAAAAATTCTGAAATATTAGAAATAGATATGTCAGATGAAATATCAGCAGTTTTATTCAAGGAAGATGACAATAAGAATAATAATGTTTATTTAACAATGCCATTGAAAATTTAA